In Aciduliprofundum sp. MAR08-339, a single window of DNA contains:
- a CDS encoding PQQ-binding-like beta-propeller repeat protein has product MGISRGSLVSVLFVLGIVIILTVIYFYPVEEKETSPMGWRMIYGNSQNNCLSGYNTSGLTGKIIWSKNAENSIIGALVSGNGRIYLLSGRKIIALNGGNVLWKSSMNFSSNIPAIDEYGNIYATTMEGQILSLNENGKIRWIFHFQGFKEEASAPIIVWNGTVYILTNMGNLYMISYGGNLITKVNLGIKTSLPPAVSPSGEVYVGFNNWVYVLTTKGNVMRKIELKGEIIRMALYEDELYVTTVYTEASPYPVVKNITSYLFAIGYNGKLKWKINLNDVGAKWGIPAALGVDEDGVYVGIKPSALPSGEEKNKTQNHSFIMKFDKQGDLLWKKGFYLVINGIALSRDGFLYATFSRYSEMNDEHCKIYAINQNGKILWNLELASSIGAPVIGSYGLYVYGGNSLYVMG; this is encoded by the coding sequence TTGGGCATTAGTCGTGGATCTCTGGTAAGTGTCCTGTTTGTATTAGGTATTGTTATAATTCTTACAGTAATTTATTTTTATCCTGTAGAGGAAAAAGAGACCTCACCTATGGGTTGGAGAATGATTTATGGAAATTCTCAGAATAACTGTTTAAGTGGCTACAATACCTCCGGTTTAACTGGAAAGATTATATGGAGTAAAAATGCTGAAAACAGTATTATTGGGGCGTTAGTAAGTGGTAATGGAAGAATTTATCTGTTGAGCGGAAGAAAAATTATAGCCTTAAATGGAGGAAATGTTCTATGGAAATCTTCTATGAATTTTTCTTCCAATATCCCGGCTATTGATGAATATGGAAACATTTATGCTACCACTATGGAGGGTCAGATTTTATCACTAAACGAAAATGGCAAGATTAGATGGATCTTTCATTTTCAGGGGTTCAAAGAGGAGGCAAGTGCACCTATTATCGTATGGAATGGTACAGTATATATTCTCACTAATATGGGAAATCTTTATATGATAAGTTATGGGGGAAATTTAATCACGAAGGTTAATTTAGGGATCAAAACATCTCTCCCTCCAGCTGTATCTCCTAGTGGGGAAGTGTATGTTGGATTTAATAATTGGGTGTATGTACTCACAACTAAGGGAAATGTGATGAGAAAAATAGAGTTGAAAGGTGAGATTATTCGTATGGCCCTTTATGAAGATGAATTATATGTAACCACAGTATACACAGAGGCATCTCCCTATCCAGTGGTGAAAAATATTACCTCATACCTTTTTGCAATAGGTTATAATGGAAAATTGAAGTGGAAGATTAATTTGAATGATGTTGGGGCCAAATGGGGAATTCCTGCTGCTCTGGGGGTGGATGAAGACGGGGTATATGTGGGTATAAAACCCTCTGCATTGCCTTCTGGAGAGGAGAAAAACAAGACACAAAACCACAGTTTTATAATGAAATTTGATAAGCAGGGGGACCTCCTCTGGAAAAAGGGATTTTATCTTGTTATTAATGGTATAGCTCTCAGCAGAGATGGATTCCTATATGCAACTTTTTCTAGATACTCAGAGATGAATGATGAGCATTGTAAAATCTACGCTATCAATCAAAATGGTAAAATACTTTGGAATTTAGAACTAGCATCATCCATAGGTGCTCCTGTTATAGGATCCTATGGACTATATGTTTATGGGGGGAATTCCTTATATGTTATGGGATAA
- the argS gene encoding arginine--tRNA ligase, which produces MNILQMFRDEANRLLKDTGIELKVEEAKEDFGDFTLPCFALAKKFHKNPAQIAREIVEKMDKSEYFERVEAVGPYINFWISPKKLSEITLKSIIDGDIFKFEPRGKIIVEHTSANPTGPLHVGRTRNSIIGDTMARILGRYGYDVEVQYFVNDVGKQVATLLWGIRNLRLETSGERGDYKYVPYYQEAYRQLEREEGIEREIQEIIWKYERGDEELRILAREYVGSILSGIEESLNRINVHFDRFVWESSLIERAREIAERLKERIKEENGAFYVDLKELGIEGKERLFLFRSDGTTLYPLRDIAYHLYKAQISRENIDVLGEDHKLHFEAIKKIVEMLNKEISLRALFYSFVKLPEGKMSTRKGRVIYLDDLVDEAERRVLELLKNREYGEMERENIAKSIAVGAIRFHILNVQEEKPMTFKWEDALNFEGESGPFIQYTHARAASILRKVEWGGKYDPSLVSHTQEIKLLKLMARYSDVLRRAAENLSPYIVAKYAYALASQFNQFYRDCPVLKESEDVRNYRLALVTGFKKLIKEVLGLLGIEAPEKM; this is translated from the coding sequence ATGAATATTCTTCAAATGTTCAGAGACGAGGCAAACAGGCTGCTGAAAGATACGGGTATCGAACTTAAGGTTGAGGAGGCAAAGGAAGATTTCGGAGATTTCACACTTCCATGCTTCGCCTTGGCAAAGAAATTTCACAAAAATCCAGCCCAGATAGCCAGAGAAATTGTGGAAAAAATGGATAAGAGTGAATATTTTGAGAGGGTAGAGGCGGTGGGTCCCTACATCAATTTCTGGATTTCCCCAAAAAAATTATCGGAGATAACCTTAAAATCCATAATTGATGGGGATATCTTCAAGTTTGAGCCCAGGGGAAAAATAATCGTTGAGCATACGAGTGCCAATCCAACAGGACCCCTGCATGTGGGCCGTACAAGAAATTCCATAATTGGAGACACCATGGCAAGGATCCTGGGCAGATACGGATACGATGTTGAGGTACAGTACTTTGTGAATGATGTGGGTAAGCAGGTTGCCACGCTTCTATGGGGAATCAGAAACCTTAGATTAGAGACATCTGGAGAGAGAGGCGATTACAAATACGTGCCCTATTATCAGGAAGCCTACAGGCAACTGGAAAGGGAAGAAGGCATAGAGAGGGAAATTCAGGAAATAATTTGGAAATATGAAAGGGGAGATGAGGAATTAAGAATTTTGGCAAGAGAGTATGTGGGCTCCATTCTATCGGGCATCGAAGAAAGTCTGAACAGGATAAATGTGCATTTTGACAGATTTGTGTGGGAATCCTCCCTAATTGAAAGGGCTAGGGAGATAGCAGAAAGATTAAAGGAAAGGATAAAGGAGGAAAACGGAGCCTTTTATGTGGACCTGAAGGAGCTGGGTATTGAAGGCAAAGAGAGACTTTTTCTTTTCAGAAGTGATGGCACAACCCTTTATCCCCTCAGGGATATCGCATATCACCTCTACAAAGCCCAAATCTCCAGAGAGAACATTGATGTGCTGGGGGAGGATCACAAACTACATTTTGAAGCCATAAAGAAAATAGTTGAAATGCTCAACAAGGAAATATCGTTGAGGGCACTCTTCTATTCATTTGTAAAACTTCCAGAGGGCAAAATGAGCACCCGCAAAGGAAGGGTAATATATTTAGATGACCTCGTTGACGAGGCTGAGAGAAGGGTTTTGGAACTCTTGAAAAATAGAGAGTACGGAGAGATGGAGAGAGAGAACATAGCTAAAAGCATAGCAGTTGGAGCCATAAGGTTCCACATTCTCAACGTTCAGGAAGAAAAACCAATGACCTTCAAATGGGAGGATGCACTAAACTTCGAGGGGGAAAGTGGTCCCTTTATACAGTACACCCACGCCAGGGCTGCAAGCATACTTAGAAAGGTGGAGTGGGGAGGCAAGTACGATCCTTCCCTCGTATCTCACACACAGGAAATAAAACTCCTGAAACTAATGGCAAGGTACAGCGATGTATTAAGGAGGGCTGCCGAGAATCTTAGCCCCTACATTGTGGCAAAATACGCCTATGCTCTCGCATCCCAGTTCAATCAGTTCTACAGGGATTGTCCAGTTCTAAAAGAATCGGAGGATGTGAGAAATTACAGGCTCGCCCTTGTGACCGGTTTCAAAAAATTAATAAAAGAGGTGCTTGGGCTTCTTGGAATTGAAGCCCCTGAAAAAATGTAA
- a CDS encoding PKD domain-containing protein, translated as MNTKNWKKGEVIAAIALLLFSALVFAGTVNALEPQTGELSFVLIYKDVNTGGSDFLSGVTVSLFDINGKYVSSTESSSNGIVKFENVPYGNYALKTHGQVKGGYFYDSAFAVVKFGASGLTTLDGNSFGSLTVDRYALSNVLNLTVVKNGEVIPATVSVYFHGSEIVEKYIGEYGLFNLPTGKVTLKISYLDGGVSKAYYRELNVNGNMNMTINVGNAQKIWGIVEDASTGMPVTTTVHVTIINETSGEYTILQFPGGPFSFYLVSPSNYKVVITADGYGINTYMANQLALSQPKKISLQPVEDDVNYTIALSDDLTTINVQYSMMVTNETIIPSLPFNNTGVLYYQMKFLGKDMNFARNYFENNVAKYTTNLITLNGNIYQLSTYTASWNGNELTINANYVNNDVSKKTLLKNGMIELTLFAKKTTYLGAKLVYTYNINLPNYLERSTKVTGANVTGYVGTITISDVKNTPVKMDLKERKSPAMRISPLSFKFGWDGMKNSNYVVNQSADNYTIVVPAGKSVWFNASRVVYDRVWNMFNPENTTYTWVFDGMVYKSGVGVYNVSKSLTTGKHTLKLMVEDIGQNTNETNITILADNYYPTVNMVIEYPSGKMVAKLSMPTMNTIKYSVYGNNGTVNIVNDTATIPVTLTFNQTQEIIYDATKSYDTYDGKNKVALPIDVLWNFNGVKSSGLNKTYAFLKPTRNGPYTITVSFTDAVNHTLTIKFHVIVKDITPPVPKVNITSNGNEVTEIKEGENVTFDASGSYDPDNGTIVSYQWTIKDKNFKVVNATAGVYKIINGTLNSPKLTIQFKQFGTYYIILNITDAAGNYKVYNKTFRVAPVRPDLSVTDVQVKGDRVEGSQLTFVVNVTNNGNKVAKVYYIALIVNGKEVANKTFYNLSAGSYAIDNITYTFSGANNYSVTVKVYCPDEPASYTSDNKKVINVDIAQAPWKTPAIIIGIIVIIIVLGYIGWIAQKKKAGKGKFTKRTKKEKAKK; from the coding sequence ATGAACACCAAAAATTGGAAAAAAGGAGAAGTGATCGCAGCGATTGCTTTATTGCTGTTTAGCGCCCTGGTATTTGCAGGGACAGTGAACGCTCTTGAGCCACAAACCGGTGAATTGAGTTTTGTACTGATATATAAGGATGTTAATACTGGAGGTAGTGATTTTCTTTCTGGAGTGACCGTTTCACTGTTTGATATTAATGGTAAGTACGTATCTTCAACGGAATCCTCTTCAAATGGTATAGTGAAGTTTGAGAATGTGCCCTACGGAAATTATGCCTTGAAAACACACGGACAGGTAAAGGGCGGGTATTTCTACGACAGTGCATTTGCAGTTGTCAAATTTGGAGCCAGTGGGTTGACCACCCTTGATGGTAATAGTTTTGGAAGTTTAACGGTTGACAGATATGCACTTTCCAATGTTCTCAACCTAACCGTGGTGAAGAATGGAGAGGTCATACCCGCAACAGTATCTGTGTACTTCCATGGTTCCGAGATAGTGGAGAAATACATAGGGGAGTATGGACTGTTCAACCTGCCGACTGGCAAGGTAACTTTGAAGATATCCTATCTTGATGGTGGAGTGAGCAAGGCGTATTACAGGGAACTCAATGTGAATGGAAATATGAATATGACGATAAACGTGGGCAATGCCCAGAAAATATGGGGTATTGTTGAGGATGCCAGCACCGGAATGCCCGTAACAACAACGGTACACGTTACGATAATAAACGAGACCTCTGGAGAGTACACAATACTTCAGTTCCCTGGAGGGCCCTTCAGCTTCTATCTCGTCTCTCCATCCAACTACAAGGTTGTAATAACAGCCGATGGATATGGAATAAATACCTACATGGCCAATCAACTCGCTTTGAGCCAGCCAAAGAAAATATCCCTTCAGCCTGTTGAGGATGATGTGAATTACACAATAGCCCTATCTGATGATCTCACAACGATAAATGTGCAGTACAGCATGATGGTAACCAATGAAACGATAATCCCTTCACTTCCATTCAACAATACGGGTGTGCTCTACTACCAGATGAAGTTCCTGGGTAAGGACATGAATTTTGCAAGGAATTACTTTGAAAATAATGTGGCCAAGTACACAACGAATCTAATAACCCTAAATGGCAACATATATCAGCTTTCAACATACACGGCATCCTGGAATGGAAATGAGCTCACAATAAATGCAAATTATGTGAACAACGACGTTTCTAAGAAAACCCTCCTGAAGAATGGAATGATTGAACTCACACTCTTTGCAAAGAAAACCACTTACCTTGGTGCAAAGTTGGTGTACACCTACAATATAAATCTTCCCAACTATCTGGAGAGGAGCACCAAGGTTACTGGTGCAAACGTGACTGGTTATGTGGGCACAATAACAATCAGTGATGTGAAGAACACTCCTGTGAAGATGGATCTGAAGGAGAGAAAGAGTCCTGCAATGCGTATAAGCCCACTCAGTTTCAAGTTTGGATGGGATGGGATGAAGAACTCCAACTATGTGGTCAATCAGAGTGCAGATAACTACACAATAGTGGTGCCTGCAGGTAAATCAGTATGGTTCAATGCCTCCCGCGTGGTGTATGATAGGGTGTGGAATATGTTCAATCCAGAGAACACAACTTATACTTGGGTATTTGATGGAATGGTGTATAAATCAGGCGTGGGGGTTTACAATGTATCCAAGAGTCTTACCACGGGCAAGCACACACTCAAACTGATGGTTGAAGATATTGGTCAGAACACCAATGAGACCAATATTACAATACTGGCGGATAATTACTATCCAACCGTGAACATGGTCATAGAGTATCCATCCGGTAAGATGGTTGCAAAACTAAGTATGCCCACGATGAATACAATAAAGTACAGTGTTTACGGCAATAATGGTACGGTTAATATAGTAAATGACACAGCCACGATCCCAGTTACTCTGACATTCAATCAAACTCAGGAAATAATATACGACGCTACAAAGAGTTACGATACATATGATGGAAAGAATAAGGTTGCTCTACCAATAGATGTTCTCTGGAATTTCAATGGGGTTAAGAGCAGTGGTCTCAACAAGACCTATGCCTTCCTGAAACCAACCAGAAATGGCCCATATACAATAACCGTGAGTTTCACAGATGCCGTGAATCACACCTTAACGATAAAGTTCCATGTGATAGTGAAGGATATAACCCCACCGGTTCCCAAGGTGAACATCACATCCAACGGTAATGAGGTTACTGAGATAAAGGAAGGAGAGAACGTCACATTTGATGCCTCAGGCAGCTATGACCCGGACAATGGGACAATCGTGTCATATCAGTGGACCATAAAGGATAAGAATTTCAAGGTTGTTAATGCCACTGCTGGTGTTTACAAGATAATAAACGGTACGCTCAACTCTCCCAAATTGACCATTCAGTTCAAGCAGTTTGGAACCTATTACATAATACTCAATATAACCGATGCTGCAGGAAATTACAAGGTTTACAACAAGACCTTCAGGGTTGCACCGGTTAGACCTGATCTTTCTGTGACCGATGTTCAGGTTAAGGGAGACAGGGTTGAGGGAAGCCAGCTAACCTTTGTTGTGAATGTCACAAACAATGGAAACAAGGTTGCAAAGGTGTATTACATTGCCCTCATAGTAAATGGTAAGGAAGTTGCAAACAAGACGTTCTACAATCTCAGCGCTGGGAGTTATGCAATAGACAACATAACCTATACATTCTCAGGAGCCAACAACTACTCTGTTACCGTGAAGGTCTACTGCCCCGATGAACCGGCAAGTTACACAAGTGACAACAAGAAGGTCATAAATGTGGATATTGCCCAGGCCCCCTGGAAGACCCCAGCCATAATAATAGGAATAATAGTGATCATCATAGTGCTCGGATACATTGGCTGGATCGCGCAGAAGAAGAAGGCTGGCAAGGGCAAATTCACAAAGAGAACAAAGAAAGAGAAAGCAAAGAAATAA
- a CDS encoding GTP-dependent dephospho-CoA kinase family protein: MESMPYELDKPLILPEHLRGELQRVHGILLEEDEIKNIEGMIICVGDVVTHTLLKMGIKPKMAVVDYKTKRGEMVFEDVRSFGERVFRVENPAGTITPGLWDAVKKALISEKNVKIVVDGEEDLAVIPVVFFAPLGANVIYGMPNTGLVLLKITPEERDKVKDLIKKMEV; encoded by the coding sequence ATGGAGAGTATGCCCTACGAGTTAGATAAGCCCTTGATTCTACCAGAACATCTCAGGGGCGAACTTCAGAGGGTTCACGGCATTCTTCTTGAGGAAGATGAGATTAAAAATATAGAGGGAATGATCATCTGCGTGGGTGATGTTGTTACTCATACCCTCCTCAAAATGGGAATAAAACCAAAAATGGCCGTTGTGGATTACAAGACAAAGAGGGGAGAAATGGTATTTGAGGATGTGAGGAGTTTCGGGGAAAGAGTTTTTCGCGTTGAGAATCCTGCAGGCACAATAACCCCTGGACTGTGGGATGCAGTGAAGAAAGCCTTGATTTCAGAGAAAAATGTGAAGATAGTGGTTGATGGGGAGGAGGATCTTGCGGTCATCCCCGTGGTATTTTTTGCACCTCTCGGCGCTAATGTTATATATGGAATGCCCAATACGGGTTTAGTCCTGCTAAAGATAACACCTGAGGAAAGGGATAAAGTTAAGGATCTGATAAAGAAAATGGAGGTATGA
- the tgtA gene encoding tRNA guanosine(15) transglycosylase TgtA — protein MELRDRDGLARICRFRNVETPALMPVVNPNKIVISPREMMDRFGIQAIITNSYIIWKTPRLRERAMEEGLHRMLDFPGLIMTDSGTFQQHVYGDVEVKNKEIVEFQRDIGSDIGTMLDVFTEPHFSEEEVKRAIDETARRGEEALRYKGDMLLAGPIQGSIYPNLRRYAAKLMNRLNFDYYPIGGVVPLMEEYRYSEVAEAIVIAKKYLNPSKPIHLFGAGHPMFFPLAALLGVDFFDSAAYIKYARDDRLLFPHGTVHLRDLKYPPYFSPVLERYDLGEVKSMPKKERTRVLSEHNLYISVEEIKRIKQAIHEERIWEYAESRAREHPMLLKAYRKILRYRRFLEKFEPKSRKGAFFYMGRESMQRPFVLGVKRRLRNFPSRRMVVELPRPWSANLGTIPKDAAVKTPFGEVPLELEDTYPFAQSEFPWDEKMNVPENYESVSYEEFDVAKIRAIADFQFGKGAADALFSGKIKIMKSKNTGKIRNVIVDGEHVVSLRAEDGLFTLKIHGAIRLHRVFEFPRMRIVVDPDSAEFNRQGRNVFAKFVLRCDPNIRPGDEVLIVDGSDTLLAVGRAIMNCWEMRHFTKGMCVKVREGIDRPKSGLVK, from the coding sequence ATGGAACTCAGAGACAGGGATGGCCTTGCGAGGATATGTAGGTTTCGCAACGTGGAGACACCTGCGCTCATGCCCGTCGTGAATCCAAACAAAATTGTGATTTCTCCAAGGGAAATGATGGATAGGTTTGGCATTCAGGCCATAATAACAAATTCTTACATAATCTGGAAGACCCCTCGTCTAAGGGAGAGGGCAATGGAGGAGGGCCTGCACAGGATGCTTGATTTTCCAGGATTGATTATGACGGATAGCGGCACATTTCAGCAGCATGTTTACGGGGATGTGGAGGTAAAAAATAAAGAGATTGTGGAATTTCAAAGGGATATTGGCTCGGATATAGGCACCATGCTTGATGTGTTCACAGAGCCCCATTTCAGTGAGGAGGAGGTTAAGAGGGCAATAGATGAGACCGCAAGGCGTGGAGAGGAGGCGTTGAGGTACAAGGGAGACATGCTCCTGGCCGGCCCTATTCAGGGCTCTATCTACCCGAATTTGCGCAGATACGCTGCAAAATTGATGAACAGATTGAATTTTGATTATTACCCCATAGGTGGTGTTGTGCCCCTGATGGAGGAGTACAGATACAGTGAGGTGGCCGAGGCCATCGTTATAGCGAAGAAATATTTGAACCCATCAAAGCCCATCCATCTATTCGGAGCAGGACATCCAATGTTCTTTCCCCTTGCCGCCCTTCTTGGAGTGGATTTTTTCGATTCCGCCGCCTACATCAAATATGCCAGGGATGACAGGCTTCTATTCCCCCATGGCACTGTGCACCTCAGGGATCTGAAGTATCCTCCTTACTTCTCACCTGTGCTTGAGAGGTACGATTTGGGAGAGGTAAAGAGCATGCCAAAGAAGGAAAGAACCCGTGTTCTGTCGGAGCACAACCTTTACATAAGTGTTGAGGAAATAAAACGTATAAAGCAGGCCATACACGAGGAACGCATCTGGGAGTATGCAGAAAGCAGAGCAAGGGAGCACCCCATGCTCCTAAAGGCATACAGAAAAATTCTGAGATACAGAAGGTTTTTGGAAAAATTCGAACCAAAATCGAGAAAGGGTGCATTTTTTTACATGGGAAGGGAGAGCATGCAGAGACCCTTTGTTCTTGGAGTTAAGAGAAGACTCAGAAATTTTCCATCCCGCAGAATGGTTGTTGAACTTCCGCGCCCATGGAGCGCAAATTTAGGTACCATTCCCAAAGATGCAGCCGTTAAAACTCCATTTGGAGAGGTGCCTCTAGAACTTGAGGACACCTATCCCTTTGCTCAGAGCGAGTTCCCGTGGGACGAAAAAATGAACGTGCCGGAAAATTATGAAAGTGTGAGTTATGAGGAATTTGATGTGGCGAAGATAAGGGCCATTGCGGATTTTCAGTTTGGGAAAGGCGCGGCAGATGCGCTTTTTTCGGGCAAGATCAAAATTATGAAGTCAAAAAACACGGGGAAAATAAGAAACGTGATTGTTGATGGGGAGCATGTGGTATCCCTTCGCGCGGAGGATGGACTCTTCACGCTCAAAATCCATGGTGCAATTAGACTTCACAGAGTCTTTGAATTTCCAAGGATGAGGATCGTTGTTGATCCAGATTCCGCGGAGTTCAACAGGCAGGGTAGAAATGTATTCGCGAAATTTGTGTTGAGATGTGATCCCAATATAAGGCCAGGGGATGAGGTTTTAATAGTGGATGGAAGCGACACGCTTCTTGCAGTGGGAAGGGCGATAATGAACTGCTGGGAGATGAGGCATTTTACAAAGGGTATGTGCGTGAAGGTTCGTGAGGGAATTGATAGGCCAAAGTCAGGGCTGGTAAAATAA
- a CDS encoding 30S ribosomal protein S27ae: protein MQKRELYEIKDGKLVRKRRYCPKCGPGVFMADHGDRYSCGKCGYTEFKKK from the coding sequence ATGCAGAAAAGAGAATTGTATGAAATCAAGGATGGAAAACTTGTGAGAAAGCGACGTTACTGCCCAAAATGCGGTCCCGGAGTTTTTATGGCTGACCATGGGGATCGCTATTCATGCGGGAAGTGCGGTTACACAGAGTTTAAAAAGAAGTGA
- the spt4 gene encoding transcription elongation factor subunit Spt4 — translation MKVELKACRNCRTITTEDVCPKCGGETTTEWHGYVFILDKNKSQIARAMGADNGEYALRVR, via the coding sequence ATGAAGGTGGAGCTGAAGGCATGCAGGAACTGCCGCACCATAACCACCGAGGATGTGTGTCCAAAATGTGGTGGAGAGACCACAACAGAATGGCACGGATACGTGTTCATACTTGACAAAAATAAATCACAGATTGCCCGGGCAATGGGTGCGGATAATGGAGAGTATGCCCTACGAGTTAGATAA
- a CDS encoding HAD family hydrolase translates to MLKLVIFDLDQTLLNTLPRFYRIFNMALEHFHARTIDWDTFIEDYAKDTLNRHVPVEPKEFWDYFLSHYNDMVCEKDEPIDGALDVLKTLKDMGLKVVITTGRMVPSEEVWAELHRFGMADYVDLILTRLNNYGDGRRRTELIREAMKKFNAGKEETVLVADYWPDMQSGREVGIFTIGVLTGLEDEKKLKENGADVVIESVKELPEIIRDLL, encoded by the coding sequence ATGCTCAAACTCGTGATATTCGACCTTGACCAGACCCTGCTCAACACTTTGCCCAGGTTTTACAGGATATTCAACATGGCCCTGGAGCACTTCCACGCAAGAACAATTGACTGGGATACCTTCATAGAGGATTACGCCAAGGACACGCTGAACAGGCATGTGCCAGTTGAGCCCAAGGAGTTCTGGGATTATTTTCTCTCACATTACAACGACATGGTTTGCGAGAAGGATGAGCCTATTGATGGAGCCTTGGATGTGCTTAAAACTCTGAAGGATATGGGCCTTAAGGTTGTTATCACCACGGGTAGAATGGTGCCTTCGGAGGAGGTGTGGGCCGAACTTCACAGGTTCGGAATGGCGGATTATGTGGATCTCATTTTAACCCGTTTAAACAACTACGGGGATGGTCGCCGCAGGACTGAACTCATAAGGGAGGCCATGAAAAAATTCAATGCAGGAAAGGAGGAAACGGTGCTCGTGGCAGATTACTGGCCCGATATGCAATCGGGGCGGGAGGTGGGAATATTCACCATTGGCGTACTCACTGGACTTGAGGATGAGAAAAAATTGAAGGAAAACGGAGCGGATGTTGTTATTGAAAGTGTGAAAGAGTTACCGGAGATCATCAGAGACCTCCTTTAA
- a CDS encoding DNA-directed RNA polymerase — MYLIVEQEDVIRIPPPMLGEDLDRVVEDLAREKIEGNVYSFPREEVSDPAERKYIIVLILSLEKVGEGIIVPGDGAVYQKVRFKALAFHPELQEVVIGDVVDVLKFGAFVRFGPIDGLLHISQIMDDVIDVDLDNKRFVGKESKRNLKVKDKVLARVVALSINDANPRQSKIGLTMRQPGLGKLEWIEEQVREGKK; from the coding sequence ATGTATTTAATCGTTGAGCAGGAAGATGTTATACGCATTCCTCCACCCATGCTGGGAGAGGACCTCGATAGGGTGGTGGAGGATCTGGCAAGGGAGAAGATAGAGGGCAATGTTTACTCATTTCCACGTGAAGAGGTATCCGATCCTGCGGAGAGAAAGTACATCATAGTGCTAATTTTATCACTTGAAAAGGTGGGCGAGGGCATAATAGTTCCCGGAGATGGGGCCGTGTATCAGAAGGTGAGATTCAAAGCCCTGGCATTCCATCCCGAGTTGCAGGAGGTCGTGATTGGAGATGTTGTGGATGTACTCAAATTCGGGGCATTCGTAAGATTTGGCCCGATTGATGGGCTCCTGCACATAAGTCAGATCATGGACGATGTTATTGACGTTGATCTTGACAATAAAAGGTTTGTGGGCAAGGAGAGCAAGAGAAACTTGAAGGTTAAAGATAAGGTCCTCGCAAGGGTTGTGGCACTTAGCATAAACGATGCAAATCCAAGGCAGAGCAAGATTGGACTCACTATGCGCCAGCCTGGACTTGGCAAACTTGAATGGATTGAAGAGCAGGTGAGGGAGGGTAAAAAATGA
- a CDS encoding 30S ribosomal protein S24e: MELKILEKRENPLLHRIEIKFEVSHPKSKTPTRDEVRNLLAANLNADKSRVILNDMHTPFGSPVTRGFAKIYDSVENAKKIEPDYILIRNKLIEKKEEE; encoded by the coding sequence ATGGAACTGAAAATACTGGAAAAGAGGGAGAATCCCCTGCTTCACAGAATAGAGATAAAATTCGAGGTATCTCACCCAAAGAGTAAAACACCCACAAGAGATGAGGTTAGAAACCTTCTGGCTGCAAATCTCAACGCCGATAAGAGCAGGGTGATTCTCAACGATATGCACACTCCATTTGGCTCACCTGTGACAAGGGGCTTTGCGAAGATATACGACTCTGTTGAAAATGCGAAGAAAATTGAGCCCGATTACATTCTGATCAGAAACAAATTGATTGAGAAGAAAGAGGAGGAATGA